The Psychrobium sp. MM17-31 genome window below encodes:
- a CDS encoding dicarboxylate/amino acid:cation symporter has translation MSNKKPLGLTMKILIGMGLGILVGAAIQFWMGDVEFVQDNIVGGLFHAGGKMFVNSLKMLVVPLVFISLVCGTCSLADPSKLGRLGGKSIALYLTTTAIAITLAIALALLISPGASEQALASSASFTGKEAPSLSQVLINIIPSNPIQAMAEGNMLQIIVFALLFGIAITLAGDAGKRVASVFEDLNEVVMKIVNIIMNLAPYGVFFLMAKLASEISPSTFGKVFMYFLVVLLALAVHALVTYPTILKFLTGLNPVIFIRKMRDTALFAFSTASSNATIPVTLETTTKKMGVDNSIASFTVPLGATINMDGTAIMQGVATVFIAQVYGIDLSIADYLMVILTATLASIGTAGVPGVGLIMLAMVLQQVGLPVEGIALIIGVDRLLDMTRTAVNVTGDSMVTVIVAKTEKELDTEVYNDPWVGRKTES, from the coding sequence ATGAGTAATAAAAAACCTTTAGGCTTAACGATGAAAATTCTCATCGGTATGGGTCTTGGCATCTTGGTAGGTGCTGCCATTCAATTTTGGATGGGTGACGTAGAGTTCGTACAAGATAACATCGTCGGTGGTCTCTTCCACGCCGGTGGTAAGATGTTTGTTAACAGCTTAAAAATGCTGGTTGTACCTTTAGTATTCATTTCTTTAGTATGTGGTACTTGTTCATTAGCTGATCCAAGCAAGCTTGGGCGCTTAGGTGGCAAATCAATTGCTCTCTATCTAACGACAACAGCAATCGCTATCACCTTAGCAATTGCATTAGCACTGCTAATCTCTCCAGGCGCATCCGAACAAGCTTTAGCAAGTAGCGCTAGCTTTACGGGTAAAGAAGCACCGTCGCTATCGCAAGTTCTTATTAACATTATCCCGAGCAATCCAATTCAAGCCATGGCTGAAGGCAATATGCTGCAGATTATCGTTTTCGCTTTATTGTTTGGTATTGCGATTACGTTAGCGGGTGATGCTGGTAAACGTGTAGCATCAGTATTTGAAGATCTTAATGAAGTCGTAATGAAAATCGTGAATATCATTATGAATTTAGCACCATACGGTGTGTTCTTCTTAATGGCTAAATTGGCCAGTGAAATTTCACCTAGCACTTTCGGCAAAGTGTTCATGTATTTCTTGGTAGTGTTATTAGCACTAGCAGTACATGCATTAGTGACCTATCCTACGATCCTCAAATTCCTAACGGGATTAAACCCTGTGATCTTTATTCGTAAGATGCGTGATACAGCATTGTTTGCATTTAGCACGGCGAGTTCTAATGCCACTATTCCTGTAACGCTTGAAACGACCACCAAGAAAATGGGTGTTGATAACTCAATCGCCTCGTTTACCGTTCCATTAGGCGCAACGATTAACATGGATGGCACCGCAATTATGCAAGGTGTTGCGACTGTATTTATTGCGCAGGTTTACGGTATCGATTTAAGCATTGCTGATTATCTAATGGTAATCCTAACCGCGACGTTAGCCTCAATTGGTACAGCAGGTGTTCCTGGCGTTGGCCTTATTATGCTAGCGATGGTACTACAGCAAGTTGGCCTGCCTGTAGAAGGTATCGCGCTAATTATCGGTGTTGACCGTCTATTAGATATGACACGTACCGCAGTAAATGTAACCGGCGATAGTATGGTAACTGTGATTGTTGCAAAGACTGAAAAAGAGTTAGACACAGAAGTTTATAACGATCCTTGGGTCGGTCGTAAAACTGAAAGTTAA